One window of the Colletotrichum destructivum chromosome 4, complete sequence genome contains the following:
- a CDS encoding Putative transporter protein SLAC1/Mae1/ Ssu1/TehA encodes MANVIHSLPYQAAWLNGIAIAFFLLNVILFIMNCVLAGFRFKLRPGTLTHSFTDQTESLFIPSSVVSLAIISINICQFGVPNVGPWLLRVMQILFWFYIALSVIASSTIYMVLWSTLAFPIHTMTPTWVFPAYPLLLTAPFASTLIQAATQTNQHTVTLNTTAIALCAVATQGAGCLIAFMISAAFIYRLMTQKLPRDFQRPGVFISIGPFAFTVGGLVQLGNQADTILPSNFLGVDIAVPIIKVMSVMIGLWLWGLSMWFFIVSVGSLWKYVRPESKMPFQMTWWSFVFPNTALVTSTTALGKVFQNNGLQIFGCAMAACLLVVWIIVFVTMIRCLYRRELLWPKDTQ; translated from the exons ATGGCAAACGTGATACACTCTC TCCCATACCAAGCTGCTTGGCTCAACGGCATAGCCATTGCTTTTTTTTTACTCAATgtcatcctcttcatcatgAACTGTGTGCTCGCTGGTTTTCGCTTCAAATTGCGACCAGGAACGCTGACGCACTCTTTCACCGACCAAACGGAGTCCTTGTTTATTCCTTCATCCGTTGTCTC ATTGGCCATCATATCGATCAACATATGCCAATTCGGCGTCCCAAATGTTGGTCCATGGCTCCTTCGAGTCATGCAAATTCTGTTTTGGTTCTATATAGCCTTGAGCGTGATAGCTAGCTCGACTATCTACATGGTTCTCTGGTCGACACT AGCTTTCCCCATTCACACCATGACACCAACATGGGTCTTCCCAGCCTACCCTCTGCTTCTCACAGCACCTTTCGCGAGCACACTCATCCAAGCCGCAACTCAGACGAATCAGCATACCGTCACTCTTAACACTACCGCAATAGCCCTTTGTGCCGTTGCCACTCAGGGAGCAGGATGTCTGATTGCGTTCATGATCTCGGCTGCGTTCATATATCGGTTGATGACACAGAAGCTACCCAGGGATTTCCAACGTCCTGGTGTG TTTATTTCCATCGGACCGTTTGCGTTTACAGTGGGAGGACTAG TGCAACTCGGCAACCAAGCAGATACTATTCTACCCAGCAACTTCCTGGGCGTCGATATTGCCGTTCCTATCATCAAGGTCATGTCGGTCATGATTGGTCTGTGGCTATGGGGACTATCAATGTGGTTCTTCATTGTTTCTGTCGGGTCTCTTTGGAAATATGTGCGACCAGAAAGCAAGATGCCTTTCCAGATGACGTGGTGGTCATTTGTTTTCCCGAACACGGCGTTGGTGACTTCTaccaccgccctcggcaaggTCTTCCAGAACAACGGACTGCAGATCTTCGGATGTGCCATGGCCGCTTGTCTACTAGTTGTATGGATCATTGTGTTCGTGACGATGATTAGGTGTTTGTACCGTCGGGAGCTTCTATGGCCGAAAGATACCCAGTAA
- a CDS encoding Putative hydroxylase/desaturase AsaB translates to MAIDTVPRGDVRATLNFYAAPPDNSTPYNTINPEGPPGRNYGDSPTETLLHDIRGRESDFNLDRDAFAVIRNLPPSSEKDFVDDDSVKQNYYPELEKLLLEHVPGSNRVIFFDHTIRRADPKALRNPVTRVHIDQTPVSVIQRIKRHLPEEADKLLAGRYRIINVWRPLNKNPVESFPLGFASSSTLADEDIVPIEHRYTTGYTGQTAGIKFSPDQKWYYLSGMTGDERLLLECFDSEGLRDGTGVSGGRLAHTAFEDPRTRADAEGRQSIEVRALVFGP, encoded by the coding sequence ATGGCCATTGATACAGTCCCCCGCGGCGACGTCCGCGCAACCCTGAACTTCTATGCCGCGCCACCGGACAACTCTACCCCCTACAACACAATCAACCCGGAAGGCCCCCCCGGCAGGAACTACGGCGACAGTCCCACAGAGACCCTCCTCCATGACATCCGCGGCCGCGAGTCCGACTTCAACCTCGACCGCGACGCCTTTGCCGTCATCCGCAACCTCCCGCCCTCGTCCGAGAAGGActtcgtcgatgacgactCCGTCAAGCAGAATTACTACCcggagctcgagaagctcctcctcgaacACGTCCCAGGTAGCAACcgcgtcatcttcttcgaCCACACCATCCGCCGTGCCGACCCAAAAGCCCTCCGGAATCCCGTCACCCGCGTCCACATCGACCAGACACCGGTTTCCGTGATCCAGCGCATCAAGAGGCACCTGCCAGAGGAGGCCGACAAGCTGCTCGCGGGCCGTTACCGCATCATCAACGTCTGGCGCCCGCTTAACAAGAACCCCGTCGAGTCATTCCCGCTCGGCTtcgcgtcgtcctcgacccTGGCTGACGAGGACATTGTGCCCATCGAGCACCGGTATACCACAGGGTACACCGGCCAGACAGCGGGTATTAAGTTCAGCCCGGATCAGAAGTGGTACTACTTGAGCGGCATGACGGGCGACGAGCGGCTGTTGCTTGAGTGCTTCGACAGCGAGGGTCTTCGTGACGGTACTGGGGTCTCAGGTGGGCGATTGGCTCATACCGCCTTTGAAGATCCAAGGACTAGGGCTGACGCTGAGGGTCGCCAGAGCATTGAAGTTCGCGCACTGGTCTTTGGGCCTTGA